A single genomic interval of Musa acuminata AAA Group cultivar baxijiao chromosome BXJ3-4, Cavendish_Baxijiao_AAA, whole genome shotgun sequence harbors:
- the LOC103974359 gene encoding probable mannitol dehydrogenase — MEKGKKASPEDEHPRKAFGWAARDSTGVLSPFKFSRRKNGDTDVTLRILYCGICHSDLHCIKNEWANTVYPVLPGHEIVGVITDVGSKVNKFKVGYKAGVGCMVNSCRSCPSCKQESENYCGGLILTYNSIDTDGTMTYGGYSDTIVVKEHFVVRFPESMPLDKGAPLLCAGITVYTPMKYFGLREPGKHLGVVGLGGLGHVAVKFGKAFGMKVTVISTSPSKQKEATESLGADAFLVSRDSEQLKAAMGTMDGIINTVSAVHDIAPLINLLKPHGKMIMVGAPDKPLQLHVFPLIMGGRILAGSCIGGMKDTQEMIDFAAKHNVSADIELVRIDYVNKAMERLAKGDVRYRFVIDIANTLSAA; from the exons ATGGAGAAAGGGAAGAAGGCATCGCCGGAAGACGAGCACCCTCGAAAGGCGTTCGGATGGGCCGCCAGGGATTCCACCGGCGTTCTCTCGCCCTTCAAATTCTCACGAAG GAAAAATGGTGACACTGATGTTACCTTAAGAATTCTTTACTGTGGGATCTGTCACTCCGACCTTCACTGCATCAAGAACGAATGGGCCAACACTGTCTACCCAGTTCTTCCAGG GCATGAGATTGTGGGTGTCATAACTGATGTGGGCAGCAAGGTGAACAAGTTCAAGGTAGGATACAAGGCCGGCGTGGGTTGCATGGTGAACTCCTGCCGTTCCTGCCCCAGCTGCAAGCAGGAGTCGGAGAACTACTGCGGTGGACTCATCCTCACCTACAACTCCATCGACACCGACGGGACGATGACCTACGGCGGCTACTCCGACACGATCGTCGTCAAGGAACACTTCGTGGTTCGGTTCCCGGAGAGCATGCCGCTCGACAAGGGCGCCCCGCTGTTGTGCGCCGGCATCACGGTGTATACCCCCATGAAGTACTTCGGCCTCAGAGAGCCAGGGAAGCACCTCGGCGTCGTCGGCCTCGGGGGGCTCGGCCATGTGGCCGTCAAGTTCGGCAAGGCCTTTGGGATGAAGGTGACGGTGATCAGCACATCCCCGAGCAAGCAGAAGGAAGCCACGGAGAGTCTGGGGGCAGATGCATTCCTGGTTAGCAGAGACTCCGAGCAATTGAAG GCTGCAATGGGAACCATGGATGGCATCATAAACACTGTTTCGGCAGTCCATGACATCGCACCATTGATCAATCTTCTGAAACCCCATGGGAAGATGATAATGGTGGGTGCACCTGACAAGCCACTGCAGCTGCATGTTTTCCCCTTGATCATGG GTGGGCGGATTCTGGCTGGGAGCTGCATCGGAGGGATGAAGGACACACAGGAGATGATAGACTTCGCTGCAAAGCACAACGTGTCTGCAGACATTGAACTCGTCAGAATTGATTACGTGAACAAGGCCATGGAGAGGCTTGCCAAGGGTGATGTCCGGTATCGATTCGTCATCGACATTGCCAACACCTTGAGTGCCGCTTGA